A single Methylobacterium sp. 17Sr1-1 DNA region contains:
- a CDS encoding branched-chain amino acid ABC transporter permease produces MDLSLIIALDVVNGAASLFLLCLGLAIIFGMMKIINLAHGEFVMLGAYATVISANAGLNIWIAMLVVAPLFVGLVGLVIERCLIRFLYGRLVDSMLATWGLSLCLIGLVTTIFGNTINGVPTPLGGFQVGAYRSSWYTIFLLAMAVVMMALVYGVLRFTRFGLVARAVMLNPGMAATLGVNPAKIYMATFGIGAAVTGLAGGLLAPVSGITPVMGTAFVAKCFITVVGGGATIISGTLSAAGLFGFVNQLGAYFTTPVYGEVILFLSAILLIRLLPQGISGRFFKGTL; encoded by the coding sequence ATGGACCTGTCGCTCATCATCGCGCTCGACGTCGTGAACGGGGCCGCTTCCCTGTTCCTGCTCTGCCTCGGCCTCGCGATCATCTTCGGGATGATGAAGATCATCAACCTCGCCCACGGCGAGTTCGTGATGCTGGGGGCCTACGCCACGGTGATCTCGGCCAATGCCGGGCTCAACATCTGGATCGCGATGCTGGTGGTGGCCCCGCTCTTCGTCGGCCTCGTCGGGCTCGTCATCGAGCGCTGCCTGATCCGCTTCCTGTACGGGCGCCTCGTCGATTCGATGCTGGCGACCTGGGGCCTGAGCCTCTGCCTCATCGGCCTCGTGACGACGATCTTCGGCAACACCATCAACGGCGTGCCGACGCCGCTCGGCGGGTTCCAGGTCGGGGCCTACCGGTCGAGCTGGTACACGATCTTCCTGCTCGCCATGGCCGTCGTGATGATGGCCTTGGTCTACGGCGTGCTCCGCTTCACCCGCTTCGGCCTCGTCGCCCGGGCGGTGATGCTGAATCCCGGCATGGCCGCGACCCTCGGGGTCAACCCGGCGAAGATCTACATGGCGACCTTCGGCATCGGCGCCGCCGTCACCGGGCTCGCCGGCGGGCTGCTGGCGCCGGTCTCGGGCATCACGCCGGTGATGGGCACCGCCTTCGTCGCCAAGTGCTTCATCACGGTCGTCGGCGGCGGCGCGACGATCATCTCGGGCACGCTCTCGGCCGCCGGACTCTTCGGCTTCGTCAACCAGCTCGGCGCCTACTTCACCACCCCGGTCTACGGCGAGGTGATCCTCTTCCTCTCCGCGATCCTGCTGATCCGCCTGCTGCCGCAAGGCATCTCCGGCCGCTTCTTCAAGGGGACGCTCTGA
- a CDS encoding branched-chain amino acid ABC transporter permease — MPAALSRALQGLAILAAAALVVVLPAYVELFTLMQLTLFAAMGVLALSLGFIWGFGGILSFGQTAFFGLGGYTYAIAAINFGDSTNAILLAILFPALFAAALGYFVFYGRISEVYLGVITLTVTLILFNVVNSTAGDAYTIGQARLGGFNGIPSVPTFNAPYTPDAVLSPEAGWWVTGGVLIAVYLLMRLLLASPFGRIAVAVRENETRAALLGYDPRLIKLGVFMVGGAVAGLAGALYVNWGAFVGPTIFSLSLSAEIIIWITVGGLGTLIGPVVGCVLIQFLNAKIGSQQAFNANLVLGVILVGFVLLLPKGIVPTLKNALLGLGRKARRRPAASTAARTQIAGAE, encoded by the coding sequence ATGCCCGCCGCCCTGTCGCGCGCCCTCCAGGGCCTCGCAATTCTCGCCGCCGCCGCCCTGGTCGTCGTCCTGCCAGCTTACGTCGAACTCTTCACCCTGATGCAGCTGACCTTGTTCGCCGCCATGGGCGTGCTGGCGCTCAGCCTCGGCTTCATCTGGGGCTTCGGGGGGATCCTGTCCTTCGGCCAGACCGCGTTCTTCGGTCTCGGCGGCTACACCTACGCGATCGCGGCGATCAATTTCGGCGATTCGACCAACGCGATCCTGCTGGCGATCCTCTTTCCCGCCCTCTTCGCCGCGGCTCTCGGCTACTTCGTGTTCTACGGCCGGATCAGCGAGGTCTATCTCGGGGTCATCACGCTCACCGTCACGCTGATCCTGTTCAACGTCGTCAACTCGACGGCGGGCGACGCCTACACGATCGGCCAGGCCCGGCTCGGCGGCTTCAACGGCATCCCCTCGGTGCCGACCTTCAATGCGCCCTACACCCCGGACGCGGTGCTGAGCCCCGAGGCCGGATGGTGGGTCACCGGCGGCGTACTCATCGCCGTCTACCTCCTGATGCGGCTCCTGCTCGCCAGCCCGTTCGGCCGCATCGCGGTGGCGGTGCGCGAGAACGAGACCCGGGCGGCGCTGCTGGGCTACGATCCGCGGCTGATCAAGCTCGGGGTGTTCATGGTCGGCGGCGCGGTCGCGGGGCTCGCCGGCGCGCTCTACGTCAACTGGGGCGCCTTCGTCGGCCCGACGATCTTCTCCCTGTCGCTCTCGGCCGAGATCATCATCTGGATCACCGTCGGCGGCCTCGGCACCCTGATCGGCCCGGTGGTCGGCTGCGTCCTGATCCAGTTCCTCAACGCCAAGATCGGCTCGCAGCAGGCCTTCAACGCCAACCTCGTCCTCGGGGTGATCCTGGTCGGCTTCGTGCTGCTCCTGCCGAAAGGCATCGTGCCGACGCTGAAGAATGCCCTCCTTGGGCTCGGCCGCAAGGCCAGACGGCGCCCGGCCGCCTCCACCGCCGCCCGGACCCAGATCGCGGGAGCCGAATAG
- a CDS encoding ATP-binding cassette domain-containing protein has product MDPLVPLLKTEHLTMRFGGVVANDDVSFTLGEMELRCLIGPNGAGKSTFFKMLTGQLTPTSGTIAFRGQPLTGLQSHQIARLGIGIKTQVPNVFNGLSVRENIWLSARRKTTPKFTGPLVDEILEKIRLTHLAGATVGQLSHGQRQWVEIGTVLAGDPDLILLDEPAAGMTDEETHRTAEIIREINKSRAIVVVEHDMAFIKMIARTVTVFHQGRIMMEDGIDAVLADRRVRDVYLGKTMAA; this is encoded by the coding sequence ATGGACCCCCTCGTCCCCCTCCTGAAGACCGAGCACCTGACGATGCGCTTCGGCGGCGTCGTCGCCAACGACGACGTCAGTTTCACCCTCGGAGAGATGGAGTTGCGCTGCCTGATCGGCCCGAACGGCGCCGGCAAGAGCACCTTCTTCAAGATGCTCACCGGCCAGCTCACCCCGACCTCCGGCACCATCGCTTTCCGCGGCCAGCCCCTGACCGGGTTGCAGAGCCACCAGATCGCCCGGCTCGGCATCGGCATCAAGACGCAGGTGCCGAACGTGTTCAACGGGCTGTCGGTGCGCGAGAACATCTGGCTCTCGGCCCGCCGCAAGACGACGCCGAAATTCACCGGGCCGCTCGTCGACGAGATCCTGGAGAAGATCCGGCTGACGCATCTCGCCGGGGCGACGGTCGGCCAGCTCTCGCACGGCCAGCGGCAATGGGTCGAGATCGGCACGGTGCTGGCGGGCGATCCCGACCTGATCCTCCTCGACGAGCCGGCCGCCGGCATGACCGACGAGGAGACCCACCGCACCGCCGAGATCATCCGCGAGATCAACAAGAGCCGGGCGATCGTCGTGGTCGAGCACGACATGGCGTTCATCAAGATGATCGCCCGTACGGTCACGGTGTTCCACCAGGGTCGGATCATGATGGAGGACGGGATCGACGCCGTGCTCGCCGACCGGCGGGTGCGCGACGTCTATCTCGGTAAGACGATGGCGGCATGA
- a CDS encoding ATP-binding cassette domain-containing protein, translating into MSALLDVEDLRASYGRVPILMGVDFSLAPGEYLGILGHNGMGKTTLMRTLMGHIPATAGAVRFSGTDVTRLPIHQRARLGMGLVPQGREIFATLSVRENLRMGLASAPKEDPRIIDDVLADFPRLVRLLDRRGGALSGGEQQLLALARCLCTRPKLVLLDEPTEGIQPSIIEEIIETLLALKKRWDLSMIIVEQNLDFITSLSDRVLGIQKGRITGEVSREDLLAGRIGMAAA; encoded by the coding sequence ATGAGCGCGCTTCTGGACGTGGAAGACCTGCGGGCGAGCTACGGCCGGGTGCCGATCCTGATGGGCGTCGACTTCAGCCTGGCGCCCGGGGAATATCTCGGCATCCTCGGCCACAACGGCATGGGCAAGACGACGTTGATGCGGACCCTGATGGGCCACATCCCGGCCACGGCCGGCGCGGTGCGCTTTTCGGGCACCGACGTGACCCGGCTCCCCATCCACCAGCGCGCCCGCCTCGGCATGGGTCTGGTGCCGCAAGGCCGCGAGATCTTCGCCACCCTCAGCGTGCGCGAGAACCTGCGCATGGGGCTAGCCAGCGCCCCGAAGGAGGATCCCCGCATCATCGACGACGTGCTCGCCGACTTCCCCCGCCTCGTGCGCCTGCTCGACCGGCGCGGCGGCGCGCTCTCGGGCGGCGAGCAGCAATTGCTCGCCCTCGCCCGCTGCCTCTGCACCCGGCCGAAGCTCGTCCTCCTCGACGAGCCGACAGAGGGCATCCAGCCCTCGATCATCGAGGAGATCATCGAGACGCTGCTGGCGCTCAAGAAGCGCTGGGACCTGTCGATGATCATCGTCGAGCAGAACCTCGACTTCATCACCTCGCTGTCCGACCGGGTGCTCGGCATCCAGAAGGGCCGCATCACCGGCGAGGTCTCGCGCGAGGACCTGCTGGCGGGGCGGATCGGCATGGCGGCGGCGTAG
- a CDS encoding amidase: MAITRPSADQVRELAASLHMSLSPEEAAAYRALMDASFDAYDVVDALPDHIPPVKYPRTPGTRPTPEENPLGAWYWKSEVKGADTGKLKGKTVALKDNVALAGVPMMNGASTLEGFVPASDATIVTRMLDAGATILGKAVCEHFCLSGGSHTSDPGPVHNPHRMGYSAGGSSSGSGALVAAGEVDMAIGGDQGGSIRIPASYCGIYGMKPTHGLVPYTGVMPIETTIDHTGPMTASVGDNALLLEVLAGPDGLDPRQVAPQVAAYTEALKKGAKGLKIGLLTEGFSAPGMQEAVADKVRAAAARFEALGATVEEVSLPAYRTAASVWTPIGLEGLTQQMMLGNGMGFNWKGAYDVGLFDAHSAWRAKADDLSETLKISMLIGQWGLTHYRGRYYAKAQNLARKVREDFADCFKTYDLLLCPTLPCTATKLPEKGAPLEEIIVRAFEMVASTSPMDVTGNPSMSIPCGLVDGLPVGLMLTAKDWNESAIYQAAHAFEAAGDWKTF; the protein is encoded by the coding sequence ATGGCCATCACCCGCCCGAGCGCCGACCAGGTCCGCGAGCTCGCCGCCAGCCTCCACATGTCGCTGTCGCCCGAGGAGGCCGCCGCCTACCGCGCCCTGATGGACGCCTCATTCGACGCCTACGACGTGGTCGACGCCCTGCCCGACCACATCCCCCCGGTGAAGTATCCCCGCACCCCCGGCACCCGGCCGACCCCGGAGGAGAATCCCCTCGGCGCCTGGTACTGGAAGAGCGAGGTGAAGGGCGCCGACACCGGCAAGCTCAAGGGCAAGACCGTCGCGCTCAAGGACAACGTCGCCCTCGCCGGCGTGCCGATGATGAACGGCGCCTCGACCCTCGAAGGCTTCGTGCCGGCCTCCGACGCCACCATCGTCACCCGGATGCTCGATGCCGGGGCGACGATCCTCGGCAAGGCGGTCTGCGAGCATTTCTGCCTCTCGGGCGGCAGCCACACCTCGGATCCCGGGCCGGTCCACAACCCGCACCGGATGGGCTACTCGGCCGGCGGCTCGTCCTCGGGCAGCGGCGCGCTGGTGGCGGCCGGCGAGGTCGACATGGCGATCGGCGGCGACCAGGGCGGGTCGATCCGCATCCCGGCCTCGTATTGCGGGATCTACGGGATGAAGCCGACCCACGGTCTCGTTCCCTATACCGGCGTGATGCCGATCGAGACCACGATCGACCATACCGGCCCGATGACCGCGAGCGTCGGCGACAACGCCCTGCTGCTCGAAGTCCTGGCCGGACCGGACGGGCTCGACCCGCGCCAGGTCGCGCCGCAGGTCGCCGCCTACACGGAAGCGCTGAAGAAGGGCGCGAAGGGCCTGAAGATCGGCCTCCTGACGGAGGGGTTCTCCGCGCCCGGCATGCAGGAGGCGGTGGCCGACAAGGTGCGGGCGGCGGCGGCCCGGTTCGAGGCCTTGGGCGCCACGGTCGAGGAGGTCTCGCTGCCCGCCTACCGGACGGCGGCCTCGGTCTGGACGCCGATCGGGCTGGAGGGCCTGACGCAGCAGATGATGCTCGGCAACGGCATGGGCTTCAACTGGAAGGGCGCCTACGATGTCGGCCTGTTCGACGCCCACTCGGCCTGGCGCGCCAAGGCCGACGACCTCTCCGAGACGCTCAAGATCTCGATGCTGATCGGCCAGTGGGGCCTGACCCATTATCGCGGCCGCTACTACGCCAAGGCGCAGAACCTCGCCCGCAAGGTGCGGGAGGATTTCGCCGATTGCTTCAAGACCTACGACCTGCTGCTGTGCCCGACCCTGCCCTGCACCGCCACCAAGCTGCCGGAGAAGGGCGCGCCGCTGGAAGAGATCATCGTCCGCGCCTTCGAGATGGTCGCCTCGACCTCGCCGATGGACGTGACCGGCAATCCCTCGATGTCGATCCCCTGCGGCCTCGTCGACGGCCTGCCGGTCGGGCTGATGCTGACCGCGAAGGACTGGAACGAGAGCGCGATCTACCAGGCCGCCCACGCCTTCGAGGCCGCCGGCGACTGGAAGACCTTCTGA
- a CDS encoding antibiotic biosynthesis monooxygenase family protein gives MKTISAILRAKPGAEATLRAALLDVAAHVAENEPDTIGFFVSQDAGDSTRFTTYERFADQAAMDRHNGSAAVARFFAVAQPILDGEVILVTADEISAR, from the coding sequence ATGAAGACCATCAGCGCCATCCTCCGCGCCAAGCCGGGCGCGGAGGCGACCCTGCGGGCCGCCCTCCTCGACGTGGCGGCCCACGTCGCCGAAAACGAGCCGGACACGATCGGCTTCTTCGTCTCGCAGGATGCGGGCGATTCCACCCGCTTCACCACCTACGAGCGTTTCGCCGACCAGGCGGCGATGGACCGGCACAACGGCTCGGCGGCGGTGGCGCGGTTCTTCGCCGTCGCGCAGCCGATCCTCGACGGCGAGGTCATCCTGGTGACCGCCGACGAGATCTCCGCACGATGA
- a CDS encoding GMC family oxidoreductase N-terminal domain-containing protein: protein MTPYDTLIVGAGSAGCVLAGRLSADPARRVLLLESGGEPPLGAVIPSDWPSLFNTGADWGFHTEPQAGCRDRRIFWPRGRMLGGSGSLNAMIYLRGLPSDYDAWEALGCPGWGWRDVLPDFLSSEDNRRFGNTPLHGTGGPLPVEDCPYRDEGETLWHEAAVAAGHPANPDFNGGCQEGVGFFQLTTRGGERFGTKRAYLDPARERPNLTVETGVLVTRLVIEHGRAVGVEYLRDGRPERASAGQVVLAAGAIASPHLLMLSGIGPADALRAAGVAPLHDLPGVGQDLQDHPAITLAFAATRPVGPGAVDAAESLAEWQAHRTGPRTSNWAAAGGHVATWAGIEPDLQLYGIAAPHRDYGRFLYPGSGFTLFAVLQRPESRGEIRLRSADPVMAPAIDPRYLSDEGGRDLATLVEGVRINRAIAAADPLAAVIAHELSPSAECRDEAGIARHVRGHLASLYHPSSTCRMGTDPGAVVDPQSFAVHGLDGLYVADASVFPRMISANLNATVILVAERAARALAG, encoded by the coding sequence ATGACTCCTTACGACACCCTGATCGTCGGCGCCGGCAGCGCCGGCTGCGTGCTCGCCGGGCGGCTCAGCGCCGACCCGGCGCGCCGGGTGCTGCTGCTGGAATCCGGCGGTGAGCCGCCCCTCGGCGCCGTCATCCCGTCCGACTGGCCGAGCCTGTTCAACACCGGCGCCGACTGGGGCTTCCACACCGAGCCTCAGGCCGGCTGCCGCGACCGCCGGATCTTCTGGCCCCGCGGCCGGATGCTCGGCGGCTCCGGCTCGCTCAACGCCATGATCTACCTGCGCGGCCTGCCCTCGGACTACGATGCCTGGGAGGCCCTGGGCTGCCCCGGCTGGGGCTGGCGCGACGTGCTGCCGGATTTCCTCTCGTCCGAGGACAATCGCCGCTTCGGCAACACCCCGCTGCACGGCACCGGCGGTCCTTTGCCGGTCGAGGATTGCCCGTATCGCGACGAGGGCGAGACGCTCTGGCACGAGGCCGCCGTGGCGGCCGGCCATCCGGCGAACCCGGATTTCAACGGCGGCTGCCAGGAAGGCGTCGGGTTTTTCCAGCTGACCACCCGGGGCGGCGAGCGCTTCGGGACCAAGCGGGCCTATCTCGACCCGGCGCGGGAGCGGCCAAACCTCACGGTCGAGACCGGCGTCCTCGTCACCCGCCTCGTGATCGAGCACGGCCGCGCCGTCGGCGTCGAGTACCTGCGCGACGGCCGGCCCGAGCGGGCCTCGGCCGGGCAGGTCGTGCTCGCGGCCGGCGCCATCGCCTCGCCGCACCTCCTGATGCTCTCCGGGATCGGCCCGGCGGATGCGCTGAGGGCGGCCGGGGTCGCGCCTTTGCACGATCTCCCCGGTGTCGGCCAGGACCTGCAGGACCACCCGGCGATCACCCTCGCCTTCGCGGCCACGCGCCCGGTCGGCCCCGGTGCCGTGGACGCGGCCGAGAGCCTTGCGGAATGGCAGGCGCATCGCACCGGCCCGCGGACCTCGAACTGGGCCGCGGCCGGCGGCCACGTCGCCACGTGGGCCGGCATCGAACCCGACCTCCAGCTCTACGGCATCGCCGCCCCGCATCGCGATTACGGCCGGTTCCTCTATCCGGGCTCCGGCTTCACCCTGTTCGCGGTGCTGCAACGGCCGGAGAGCCGCGGCGAGATCCGCCTGCGCTCCGCCGACCCGGTCATGGCGCCGGCGATCGACCCGCGCTACCTCTCGGACGAGGGCGGCCGCGACCTCGCCACCCTGGTCGAGGGCGTGCGGATCAACCGGGCCATCGCGGCGGCGGATCCGCTCGCCGCGGTGATCGCCCACGAGCTGAGCCCCTCGGCCGAATGCCGGGACGAGGCCGGCATCGCCCGGCACGTCCGCGGCCACCTCGCCTCGCTCTACCACCCGTCGAGCACCTGCCGGATGGGCACCGATCCCGGCGCGGTCGTCGATCCGCAGAGCTTCGCGGTGCACGGGCTCGACGGCCTGTACGTCGCCGACGCCTCGGTGTTTCCGCGGATGATCTCGGCCAACCTCAACGCCACGGTGATCCTGGTGGCCGAGCGGGCGGCCCGGGCGCTGGCGGGGTGA
- a CDS encoding helix-turn-helix domain-containing protein, translated as MASLTASPPSAFSSAPSPAPITTFDTNVLAEQYRFSYWRDAICAHLSPSETMRKIDDGPFSARLRKVALGKVNVCDIRFSPMENRRDAACLRRMPDDDVFVALMKSGTGRLVQDDRCALPSVGDLVVYDSARPFLWEFEQDTRMIVARMARRQMAARLPDFEHLAARIIRPDQPLASTLAHTLTDIVELETPLSESGSQRLGNAFLELLTASLEASLTAPGRKVADADLVRQAKTFLLAHIEDPDLDLATVANRLGVSLRTLCRAFASDGTTAIRWLWQQRLALAHRLLEEGQARNVGQVVMQCGFSDFSHFSRAFKKTYGVMPKSVLRAAG; from the coding sequence ATGGCATCGCTCACCGCCTCGCCGCCGTCGGCCTTCTCCTCGGCCCCTTCGCCCGCCCCGATCACCACCTTCGACACCAACGTACTCGCGGAACAATACCGCTTCTCCTACTGGCGCGACGCGATCTGCGCGCATTTGAGCCCGTCGGAGACGATGCGGAAGATCGACGACGGACCGTTCTCGGCGCGCCTGCGCAAGGTGGCGCTCGGCAAGGTCAACGTCTGCGACATCCGGTTCTCGCCGATGGAGAACCGCCGCGACGCCGCCTGCCTGCGGCGGATGCCGGACGACGACGTGTTCGTGGCGCTGATGAAGAGCGGCACCGGCCGGCTGGTGCAGGACGACCGCTGCGCCCTTCCCTCCGTCGGCGACCTCGTGGTGTACGATTCGGCCCGGCCGTTCCTGTGGGAGTTCGAGCAGGACACCCGGATGATCGTCGCCCGGATGGCCCGACGGCAGATGGCGGCGCGCCTGCCCGACTTCGAGCACCTGGCCGCGCGGATCATCCGGCCCGACCAGCCACTGGCCTCGACCCTCGCCCACACCCTGACCGACATCGTCGAACTGGAAACCCCGTTGAGCGAGAGCGGCTCGCAGCGCCTCGGCAACGCGTTCCTCGAATTGCTCACCGCCTCGCTGGAGGCGAGCCTGACGGCACCGGGGCGCAAGGTCGCCGATGCCGACCTGGTGCGCCAGGCCAAGACCTTCCTGCTCGCCCATATCGAGGATCCCGACCTCGACCTCGCCACGGTGGCGAACCGCCTCGGCGTGTCGCTGCGCACGCTCTGCCGCGCCTTCGCGTCGGACGGCACCACGGCGATCCGCTGGCTGTGGCAGCAGCGGCTGGCCCTCGCCCACCGGCTGCTCGAGGAAGGCCAGGCCCGCAATGTCGGGCAGGTGGTGATGCAATGCGGCTTCAGCGACTTCTCGCATTTCAGCCGGGCGTTCAAGAAGACCTACGGGGTGATGCCGAAATCGGTGCTGCGGGCGGCGGGGTGA
- a CDS encoding YnfA family protein — protein sequence MPTFLLYAAAALAEIAGCFSVWAWWRLSASPLWLIPGGLALGAFAFLLALTESDAAGRAFAAYGGVYIAASLAWLWGAEGQRPNRFDCAGAALCLAGAAVIVLAPRG from the coding sequence ATGCCGACCTTTCTCCTCTACGCCGCCGCCGCGCTCGCCGAGATCGCCGGGTGCTTCTCGGTCTGGGCCTGGTGGCGGCTCTCGGCGTCGCCGCTCTGGCTGATTCCGGGGGGCCTGGCGCTCGGCGCCTTCGCGTTCCTGCTCGCGCTGACCGAGTCGGACGCCGCCGGGCGCGCCTTCGCGGCCTATGGCGGCGTCTACATCGCGGCCTCGCTCGCCTGGCTCTGGGGCGCGGAAGGGCAGCGGCCGAACCGGTTCGATTGCGCCGGGGCCGCCCTGTGCCTCGCGGGAGCGGCGGTGATCGTGCTGGCGCCGCGGGGGTGA
- a CDS encoding SDR family oxidoreductase has protein sequence MSHAHKPLGEQVIVITGGSSGIGLATARMAARAGARVVLASRNAEALATIQEEIEASGGEATHVVADVGRREEVQAIADKAVQRFGGFDTWVNDAGISIYGRLEEVSDEDHDRLFQTNFWGVVYGSLVAAPFLRRRGGAIINLGSIASDLAIPLQGMYSASKHAIRGFTDALRSELDLDRAPVSVTLIKPAAIDTPFPQHARNYLDREPKLPPPVYHPDEVAHAILHAAVYPQREIIVGGGGRAMTGLKKLAPGTFDRLGGVMAGQQLRAEPPRDPNGALHRPTQDGHVRGDHPGMVRHTSTYTRAKLNPLATGAVMAGVGLAAAALMKRRA, from the coding sequence ATGAGCCACGCCCACAAGCCTCTCGGCGAGCAGGTGATCGTCATCACGGGCGGCTCCAGCGGCATCGGGCTCGCCACGGCCCGGATGGCGGCGCGGGCGGGTGCCCGGGTGGTGCTCGCCTCGCGCAACGCCGAGGCGCTGGCGACGATCCAGGAGGAGATCGAGGCTTCGGGCGGCGAGGCGACCCACGTCGTCGCCGATGTCGGCCGGCGCGAGGAGGTGCAGGCCATCGCCGACAAGGCGGTGCAGCGCTTCGGCGGCTTCGATACCTGGGTCAACGATGCCGGCATCTCGATCTACGGCCGGCTGGAGGAGGTCTCGGACGAGGACCACGACCGCCTCTTCCAGACCAATTTCTGGGGCGTGGTCTACGGCTCGCTGGTGGCGGCGCCTTTCTTGCGCCGGCGCGGCGGCGCGATCATCAATCTCGGCAGCATCGCCTCCGACCTCGCGATCCCGCTCCAGGGCATGTACTCGGCGAGCAAGCACGCGATCCGCGGCTTCACCGACGCGCTCCGGTCCGAGCTGGACCTCGATCGCGCGCCGGTCTCGGTGACGCTGATCAAGCCGGCGGCGATCGACACCCCGTTCCCGCAGCACGCCCGCAACTACCTCGACCGCGAGCCGAAGCTGCCGCCGCCGGTCTATCACCCGGACGAGGTCGCCCACGCGATCCTGCACGCCGCGGTGTATCCGCAGCGCGAGATCATCGTCGGCGGCGGCGGCCGGGCGATGACGGGCCTCAAGAAGCTCGCGCCCGGCACCTTCGACCGCCTCGGCGGCGTGATGGCGGGCCAGCAGCTGCGCGCCGAGCCGCCGCGCGACCCGAACGGCGCCCTCCACCGGCCGACCCAGGACGGCCACGTGCGCGGCGACCATCCGGGGATGGTGCGCCACACCAGCACCTACACGCGGGCAAAGCTCAACCCTCTCGCCACCGGGGCGGTGATGGCCGGCGTCGGCCTCGCGGCGGCGGCCCTGATGAAGCGGCGGGCCTGA
- a CDS encoding ABC transporter substrate-binding protein: MAGTGRAGMLTRREALVGAGAAGASLMLPGGSPFAQGAKPAELKVGIATYLSGPASVFGVPGRQTAEMLFDEINAAGGIAGVKVRPIFVDEGPGVDHVVGEYRRLVQSEGVHLIFAAISSADCIACAPLADELKRPTLLWDCGTQRIFEDNRYSYAFRTQANATPEILAALLYLLKVKPDFKSIAVINQDYAWGRDSWDIFRTAMNTLKPGVKVSAELFPRFGATDFSTEITRVLALRPDVVLSTSWGGDLDALIRQASDRKLFERSAFVMPLAESSLQRVGKALPAGHIVGARGDHWFLHPSPADPERLKRFSDSYRAKYNAWPIYPCFHMAQAVSAMRAGIEKAVAAKNGGWPTDAELAAAFKGLEFPSPTASVRIREDGQGLENQLIGTTLHSDKYPFPVLTDMIVFPAESVTTPVGQKSADWLKTLTPDMVGKLPQAQAFKS; encoded by the coding sequence ATGGCTGGGACGGGTCGTGCCGGGATGCTCACGCGGCGCGAGGCGCTGGTCGGCGCAGGGGCCGCGGGGGCGAGCCTGATGCTGCCGGGCGGTTCTCCTTTCGCGCAAGGGGCCAAACCCGCCGAGCTGAAGGTCGGCATCGCCACCTACCTGTCGGGCCCGGCGAGCGTCTTCGGCGTACCAGGCCGCCAGACCGCCGAGATGCTGTTCGACGAGATCAACGCCGCCGGCGGCATCGCGGGCGTCAAGGTGCGGCCGATCTTCGTCGACGAGGGCCCGGGCGTCGACCACGTCGTCGGCGAGTACCGTCGCCTCGTGCAGTCGGAGGGCGTGCATCTGATCTTCGCGGCGATCTCGTCGGCCGATTGCATCGCCTGCGCGCCGCTCGCCGACGAGCTGAAGCGTCCGACCCTGCTGTGGGATTGCGGCACCCAGCGCATCTTCGAGGACAACCGCTACTCTTACGCCTTCCGCACCCAGGCCAACGCGACGCCGGAGATCCTGGCGGCGCTCCTCTACCTCCTGAAGGTGAAGCCGGACTTCAAGTCGATCGCGGTGATCAACCAGGACTACGCCTGGGGCCGCGATTCCTGGGACATTTTTCGCACGGCGATGAACACCCTGAAGCCCGGGGTGAAGGTCTCGGCCGAGCTGTTTCCGCGCTTCGGCGCCACCGACTTTTCCACCGAGATCACCCGCGTGCTGGCGCTGCGGCCCGACGTGGTGCTGTCGACCTCCTGGGGCGGCGACCTCGACGCGCTGATCCGCCAGGCCTCGGACCGCAAGCTGTTCGAGCGCTCGGCCTTCGTGATGCCGCTCGCCGAATCCTCGCTCCAGCGCGTCGGCAAGGCGCTGCCGGCCGGCCACATCGTCGGCGCCCGCGGCGACCACTGGTTCCTGCATCCCTCCCCGGCCGACCCGGAGCGGCTGAAGCGCTTCAGTGACAGTTACCGCGCCAAGTACAATGCCTGGCCGATCTATCCGTGCTTCCACATGGCGCAAGCCGTCTCGGCGATGAGGGCCGGCATCGAGAAGGCGGTGGCGGCGAAGAACGGCGGCTGGCCGACCGACGCGGAACTCGCCGCCGCCTTCAAGGGCCTCGAATTTCCCTCGCCCACCGCCAGCGTGCGCATCCGCGAGGACGGACAGGGCCTCGAGAACCAGCTCATCGGCACCACCCTGCACTCCGACAAGTATCCGTTCCCGGTGCTCACCGACATGATCGTCTTCCCGGCCGAATCCGTGACGACGCCGGTCGGCCAGAAGAGCGCCGACTGGCTGAAGACGCTGACCCCCGACATGGTGGGCAAACTCCCGCAGGCGCAGGCCTTCAAGAGCTGA